From the genome of Paraclostridium sordellii, one region includes:
- a CDS encoding phage tail spike protein has protein sequence MQCYKPSNTNFDRNGDIKLQPSSAILKVELNGICEIEIEHSYDKEKRWKTIENLGVIKCDVCYSKNQQLFRIYDVAKGMFGVKVKARHIYFDLIDKIIVDTRAVNFNCETALNIILTGTKFRGHSDISLTNTAYFVKMNALSAISGDSDNTLLNRWGGEVIADNFDVYVNHRIGGNYGVKVKYARNMLDIDLAENTDEIATRIYPQAYNGIMLPELYIDSPLINKYPIIKERHMVFEDLKLKEDCNGEDEQGFETRESLYEAMRQRVKEAFKSGLDKPKVSGKVDIAILENTEEYKSFKNLVNVGIGDTLIVEHQNIGVDLTTRCVGLEWDILNKKYNAITLGELNTDYFDRQDLAKEKLDSILNSNGNVKAESLEGVVSALNTKFQALRDIAQPQQVKAMLFEDRIKGSKTYGALALGSMGLMIANKRTLDDKDWQWNTFIGGGYVYADWLIGKLKTVLIENADGSLQMDLSKGNGINFLKNGIKSIELAGNRLKFYDWDGVGKPVGEIFSGRLTGTEIPGILLSNSTDGYSGIAYEDKNNSNSYPFYIKFDKHNLTGDAKYPIMVYEKMCMNGWSLVLDKDGLNEIFRSKNSNDFINKATNYWGVVGSNLNWKMKLGNESFWLYDLNTNAAYFNSSPYETYFAGRDYKYASFKSGHCKLWDGSQIYASFSTENGFSFWKNGNDALFTSTTNNLVSKLKFYADNGIHVNGDFTVNGNKNCVQKTKHYGERLFYSVEDCESYLTDRSMHLLTVDEVKHNNNKVTYERVVLLDNIFKDSVNLDLDYTVEIIKQGWGDYRIKEQTKDYFVVESDRKDFTFKYVVTAKRQGFEEERNKEVFLDALKETDLNNNIIENKEYWRLYTETEKEGDSIGSK, from the coding sequence ATGCAATGTTATAAACCGTCAAATACTAACTTTGATAGAAATGGAGATATAAAATTACAGCCGTCTAGTGCTATTTTAAAAGTAGAGTTAAATGGTATTTGTGAAATTGAAATTGAGCATAGTTACGATAAAGAAAAAAGATGGAAAACAATTGAAAATTTAGGTGTAATAAAATGTGATGTTTGTTATAGCAAAAATCAACAGCTATTTAGAATCTATGATGTAGCAAAAGGTATGTTCGGGGTAAAAGTAAAAGCTAGACATATTTATTTTGATTTAATTGATAAAATTATTGTAGATACTAGAGCAGTTAATTTTAATTGTGAAACAGCCTTAAATATTATTTTAACTGGAACGAAGTTCAGAGGGCATTCAGATATTAGCCTAACTAATACGGCATACTTTGTAAAAATGAATGCTTTAAGTGCAATAAGTGGAGATAGTGATAATACACTATTAAACCGTTGGGGTGGCGAAGTAATAGCTGATAACTTTGATGTATATGTAAATCATAGAATTGGTGGCAACTACGGAGTTAAAGTTAAGTATGCTAGAAATATGTTAGATATAGACTTAGCTGAAAATACAGATGAAATAGCTACACGTATATACCCACAAGCTTATAACGGTATTATGTTACCTGAACTATATATTGACTCTCCATTAATTAATAAGTATCCAATTATAAAAGAAAGACATATGGTTTTTGAAGATTTAAAATTAAAAGAAGATTGTAATGGAGAAGATGAACAAGGTTTTGAAACAAGAGAATCTTTATATGAAGCTATGCGACAAAGAGTTAAGGAAGCTTTTAAAAGTGGCTTAGATAAACCTAAAGTTTCAGGAAAAGTTGATATAGCTATACTAGAAAATACAGAAGAATATAAAAGTTTTAAGAATCTAGTTAACGTTGGAATTGGAGATACATTAATAGTTGAACATCAAAATATAGGTGTAGATTTAACTACTAGATGTGTAGGTCTTGAATGGGATATATTAAATAAAAAATATAATGCAATAACTTTAGGGGAACTTAATACAGATTACTTTGATAGACAAGATCTAGCAAAAGAAAAACTAGATAGTATATTAAATAGTAATGGTAATGTGAAAGCTGAAAGTTTAGAAGGTGTGGTTTCTGCTCTTAACACTAAGTTTCAAGCTTTAAGGGATATTGCACAACCTCAGCAAGTTAAAGCAATGCTGTTTGAAGATAGAATTAAAGGTAGTAAAACCTATGGAGCATTAGCCTTAGGCTCTATGGGCTTAATGATAGCAAATAAAAGAACTTTAGACGATAAAGATTGGCAATGGAATACATTTATAGGTGGTGGCTATGTATATGCTGACTGGCTTATTGGTAAATTAAAAACTGTTTTAATTGAAAATGCTGATGGAAGTTTACAAATGGATTTATCGAAAGGTAATGGAATAAACTTTTTAAAAAATGGAATTAAATCAATAGAGTTAGCTGGAAATAGGCTTAAGTTTTACGATTGGGATGGTGTAGGTAAGCCTGTCGGAGAAATTTTTTCAGGAAGACTAACAGGCACTGAAATTCCAGGAATACTTTTATCCAATTCAACAGATGGTTATTCTGGAATAGCTTACGAAGATAAAAATAATTCTAATTCATATCCTTTTTATATAAAATTCGATAAACATAATTTAACAGGTGATGCTAAATACCCTATTATGGTTTATGAAAAAATGTGTATGAATGGTTGGAGTTTAGTTTTAGATAAAGATGGTTTAAATGAAATATTCAGATCTAAAAATAGTAATGATTTTATAAATAAAGCAACTAATTACTGGGGAGTTGTTGGTAGTAATCTTAACTGGAAAATGAAATTAGGAAATGAAAGTTTTTGGTTATATGATTTAAATACTAATGCAGCATATTTTAATTCCAGTCCTTATGAAACTTATTTTGCTGGACGTGATTATAAATATGCATCTTTTAAAAGTGGTCATTGTAAATTATGGGATGGCTCTCAAATATATGCATCATTTTCTACAGAAAATGGATTTAGTTTTTGGAAAAATGGTAATGATGCATTATTTACTTCGACAACTAATAATCTAGTTTCTAAATTGAAGTTTTATGCAGATAATGGAATACATGTTAATGGAGATTTTACTGTAAATGGGAATAAAAACTGTGTTCAAAAAACTAAACATTATGGAGAAAGATTATTCTATAGTGTAGAGGATTGCGAAAGTTATTTAACAGATAGAAGTATGCATTTATTAACTGTAGATGAAGTTAAACATAATAATAATAAAGTTACATATGAAAGAGTAGTTCTATTAGATAATATATTTAAAGATAGTGTTAACCTTGATTTAGATTATACAGTTGAAATAATAAAGCAAGGCTGGGGAGATTACAGAATAAAAGAACAAACAAAAGATTATTTTGTGGTGGAATCAGATAGAAAAGATTTTACCTTTAAATATGTTGTAACAGCTAAAAGACAAGGATTTGAAGAAGAAAGAAATAAAGAAGTATTTCTAGATGCTTTAAAAGAAACTGATTTAAATAATAATATTATCGAAAATAAAGAGTATTGGAGATTATATACAGAAACAGAAAAAGAAGGTGATAGTATTGGCAGTAAATAA
- the gpG gene encoding phage tail assembly chaperone G produces the protein MKIVVNSKEFDSGKMVRSKYKVYSKVRDELTGKENYDDEDLDKMVNALVVLFDNQFTEDDINDEFEVSDIIFNFIRADLEVAEKLNKSIDKTKALFMKDKK, from the coding sequence ATGAAAATAGTAGTAAATAGTAAGGAATTTGACAGTGGAAAGATGGTTAGAAGTAAATATAAAGTATATTCAAAAGTAAGAGATGAATTAACTGGTAAAGAAAATTATGATGATGAAGATTTAGATAAAATGGTAAATGCTTTAGTAGTTTTATTTGATAATCAATTTACGGAAGATGATATAAATGATGAATTTGAAGTAAGTGATATAATATTTAATTTTATAAGAGCAGACCTTGAGGTAGCTGAAAAATTAAATAAAAGTATAGATAAGACAAAAGCACTTTTTATGAAAGACAAGAAATAG
- a CDS encoding phage holin, which produces MKSRLKNPYFWLGLGGVIFSSAGIDFKTLTSWNLLGEALLSILANPVAVVAVIAALVGVCVDPSSKGLKDNK; this is translated from the coding sequence ATGAAAAGTAGATTAAAAAATCCGTATTTTTGGTTAGGTTTAGGTGGAGTTATATTTTCATCAGCTGGAATTGATTTTAAAACTCTAACAAGTTGGAACTTATTAGGAGAAGCTTTATTAAGTATATTAGCTAATCCAGTTGCTGTTGTAGCTGTTATAGCTGCATTAGTTGGTGTATGTGTAGACCCTTCTAGTAAAGGGTTAAAAGATAATAAATAA
- a CDS encoding XkdX family protein, translating into MDIWYFETAKTYFESKIYTVDDIRLFVEAERITKEQFKEITGEDYDKPTNNLPMVITEDNK; encoded by the coding sequence ATGGATATTTGGTATTTTGAAACAGCAAAAACCTATTTTGAATCAAAAATATATACAGTAGATGATATTAGGTTATTTGTTGAAGCTGAAAGAATAACAAAAGAACAGTTTAAAGAAATAACTGGCGAAGATTACGATAAGCCTACTAATAATTTACCAATGGTTATAACTGAAGATAATAAATAA
- a CDS encoding BppU family phage baseplate upper protein has translation MAVNNFHFKLDIEREDHIPKFRLKQYDTAIFYASLYKNGLPYHFENEQIKMFVKKSDGTIVYQEDNITIQDDEVKINVKNQALTASGLTYAELELRSTSGQVTTATFLFEVREKVGSDKAIESITDICTLEKLDRYVGQAKKELDKFKQDLSKLEDLVANKDKLEGQNTEAKINVKELERVLEQANNIVSNEGKKVTGNNVITDSSNGYIQNLKLTGKTSFNIIPLNPSKWVLGGSGENLGVNAYYSIYLSDLPIKPNTTYSYKLFGLPQKCNSHWFHLTAPKITKSPEGTFTSLSEIGNSFLHLYPNGDQKFTLDDVKNVKIVLVEGNEKINDYFEGLKSVGDGVDNISLKSSNLNLFDEKLLSSKLEADGYYHFRTTGNSRCDLFMGFVDSSYKQITDMSPNMVLDLSKFDLRNWRFLIGLNGDVKDDKVLIPVEQIGFLNASFFKGCEFIKVDNNHIKVKNIELSLNKTTPSYVPHEESKRNLLCYDSNAKVWEKPILRKWDTIEDHLDNYYYHKRSTLKTLNGSEDWKDNGTTSGECSTFYIRGFSNIKNFKIICDKYNYHTTPKLDTIGISSINDILYLTVKTNYASTVAELKTKLRSNNINLVFEDVEKIYECLNISVRSFNPTTLLSISSGAIDPEVEYYIPSSFVSSDSSISEKLENVDDSLLKLMFDFLNHNHDKRYDLKNLGSVTDFDIALEPGRYYVFKEGGSIPNAPYSGNIYGALEVFHTNDTELIQRFTSANGKIYTRLKNFEGNWWTWSNMTNIGDFSWDFNNSTGTGFQKLPSGMIIQFGTTKIGFNDNSCIGTAKIYYPLAFTKFCKCTGNLETNSYGGYNETNAIVGGQTLTNGYAEVRDIQGRARTGYTATVTWIAIGI, from the coding sequence TTGGCAGTAAATAATTTTCATTTCAAGCTAGACATAGAAAGAGAAGACCATATACCTAAATTCCGACTAAAGCAGTATGACACTGCTATTTTTTATGCATCTTTATATAAAAATGGACTTCCTTATCATTTTGAAAATGAACAAATTAAAATGTTTGTAAAGAAATCAGATGGAACTATAGTATATCAAGAAGATAATATAACTATTCAAGATGATGAAGTTAAAATAAATGTAAAAAATCAAGCATTAACAGCAAGTGGATTAACTTATGCTGAATTAGAATTAAGGTCAACAAGTGGACAAGTAACAACAGCTACCTTTTTATTTGAAGTAAGAGAAAAAGTAGGCTCTGATAAGGCTATAGAATCTATTACAGATATATGTACTTTAGAAAAGCTTGATAGATATGTTGGACAAGCTAAAAAAGAACTAGATAAGTTTAAACAAGACCTTTCTAAATTAGAGGATTTAGTAGCAAATAAAGATAAATTAGAAGGACAAAATACAGAAGCTAAAATTAATGTAAAAGAACTAGAAAGAGTTTTAGAGCAAGCTAATAATATAGTTTCTAATGAAGGTAAAAAGGTAACTGGAAATAATGTTATAACAGATAGTTCAAATGGATATATACAAAATTTAAAGTTAACTGGTAAAACATCATTTAATATAATACCTTTGAATCCTTCTAAATGGGTGTTAGGAGGAAGTGGAGAAAACTTAGGGGTAAATGCTTATTATTCAATTTACTTAAGTGATTTACCAATAAAGCCTAATACAACTTATAGTTATAAATTATTTGGATTACCTCAAAAATGTAATTCTCATTGGTTTCATTTAACAGCTCCAAAAATAACTAAAAGTCCAGAAGGTACTTTTACATCTCTATCGGAGATAGGAAATTCATTTCTTCATCTATATCCAAACGGAGATCAAAAGTTTACTTTGGATGATGTAAAAAATGTAAAGATTGTTCTAGTTGAAGGAAATGAGAAAATAAATGATTATTTTGAAGGCCTTAAATCGGTTGGAGATGGAGTAGACAATATATCATTAAAGAGTAGTAATTTAAATTTATTTGATGAAAAATTATTAAGTTCTAAACTTGAAGCTGATGGATATTACCATTTTAGAACAACTGGAAATAGTAGATGCGACTTATTTATGGGATTTGTTGATTCAAGCTATAAACAAATAACAGACATGAGTCCAAATATGGTTTTAGATTTATCTAAGTTTGATTTAAGAAATTGGAGATTTTTAATTGGATTGAATGGAGATGTTAAAGACGATAAAGTTTTAATTCCTGTTGAACAAATAGGCTTCTTAAATGCTTCCTTTTTTAAAGGATGTGAATTTATAAAGGTTGATAATAACCATATTAAAGTTAAAAATATAGAACTTAGTTTGAATAAAACAACTCCTAGTTATGTTCCTCATGAAGAAAGTAAAAGAAATCTTTTATGTTATGATTCTAACGCTAAAGTATGGGAAAAACCTATTTTAAGAAAATGGGATACCATAGAAGATCATTTAGATAACTATTATTATCATAAAAGAAGCACATTAAAAACACTTAATGGAAGCGAAGATTGGAAAGACAATGGGACTACTTCAGGTGAATGCTCAACTTTTTATATAAGAGGATTTTCTAATATAAAAAACTTTAAAATAATATGTGATAAATATAATTATCACACTACTCCAAAACTTGATACTATAGGAATATCATCTATAAATGATATTCTATATCTAACGGTTAAAACAAATTATGCATCAACTGTAGCTGAGCTTAAAACTAAATTAAGAAGTAATAATATTAATTTAGTTTTTGAAGATGTAGAAAAAATATATGAATGCTTAAATATATCTGTTAGATCTTTTAATCCTACAACTTTATTGTCCATAAGTAGTGGGGCAATAGATCCAGAAGTAGAATATTATATTCCTTCTTCTTTTGTATCTTCGGATAGTTCAATATCTGAAAAGCTTGAAAATGTTGATGATAGTTTATTAAAGCTTATGTTTGATTTTTTAAATCATAATCACGATAAAAGATATGATTTAAAAAATTTAGGAAGTGTTACAGATTTTGATATAGCTTTAGAGCCAGGTCGATATTATGTTTTTAAAGAAGGTGGAAGTATTCCAAATGCTCCTTATAGTGGGAATATCTATGGGGCATTAGAGGTATTTCATACCAATGATACTGAATTAATTCAAAGATTTACTAGTGCTAATGGTAAAATTTACACTAGATTAAAAAACTTTGAAGGTAATTGGTGGACATGGTCAAACATGACTAATATAGGTGATTTTTCTTGGGATTTTAATAATTCAACAGGTACTGGATTTCAAAAACTACCTTCAGGTATGATTATACAATTTGGAACAACTAAAATAGGCTTTAATGATAATTCTTGCATAGGAACTGCTAAAATATATTATCCTTTAGCATTTACAAAGTTTTGTAAATGTACTGGGAACTTAGAAACAAATAGTTATGGTGGATATAATGAAACAAATGCAATAGTAGGAGGACAAACCCTAACTAATGGATATGCAGAAGTAAGAGATATTCAAGGAAGAGCGCGAACTGGATATACAGCTACAGTAACATGGATAGCTATAGGAATATAA
- a CDS encoding phage tail tape measure protein — MAANIKIRANSSDFQKQMKEMSAELKKVGSSYSLAQTQARLFGSTTDVLKSKQSELTSKMQIQNRMIEAQTRNISKLNSDISKQKEKQSTLADKIEKTNEKYKESVSQTGKNSEESKKLKQELDNLKKEYEQNDRAIDSNTKKLDNAEIKLNNSKKALLENEKALQEVNKELEKSKLDKFSEGLEKSSQKAEGISNKMKPASTAITGIGTAAAMASVGFEDGMAKVSTIADTTKVPLGDLRKGILDLSNQTGISSEEIANNVYDAISAGQQTGDAVSFVSNSTKLAKAGFAEAGQSLDLLTTIMNSYGLKAQDVTKVSDTLIQTQNLGKVTVGQLSADMGRVIPTAKDLGVNLEQVASGYAIMTSKGIKSAETTTYMNSMLNELGKSGTTANKALKKASGKSFPELIKSGKSLGDILAMMEKEAKKSGKSLGDMFGSAEAGKAALVLSSKSGKEFNDMLGKMKDSAGSTETAFKKVDAATSQGLKKALNSTKNALIGFGDVISPFISLVAKGITNITKAIGGMSKSQKTLVVGLGAAFVATNLAIGGFAKLAKGLSNNIKFMQKSGKAIKDYAKATRDGETKLVKFGKGIVKVSRNIKDFTLNIGKKAVQGLKSFGKGLLTVTKNLGKFAISIGKTAGKGILAFGKGLLTVTKNLGKLTLAILKNSAQLTKNGLMWLGTKAKMLAFKGAQLAVTGATKAMTLAQKGLNLVMSMNPIGVVITALVALGAVFVTLYNKCDWFRNGVNAVWSKVKNIFVGFANFFKGAFHRDFTRTFGLLGVPLNHFFSVVGTVWNGIKGVFNGVLTFLSGVFTGNWRKIFSGLKQIIASIFGTIGGIIKAPINAAISGINSAIRAVNRISFNIPNWVPVFGGKHFGIHLPQIPALAEGGIVTKATMALVGEGKEHEAVIPLSKLDKLVTNSVQKVLDNRGNKTYEKNNQETKIIQINLQVGSKNVAEAIFDEFGNLISKNQRSRGIARGHV, encoded by the coding sequence ATGGCAGCTAATATTAAAATTAGAGCAAATAGTTCTGACTTTCAAAAACAAATGAAAGAAATGTCTGCTGAATTAAAAAAAGTTGGAAGTAGCTATAGTTTAGCACAAACACAAGCTAGACTATTTGGAAGTACAACAGATGTTTTAAAAAGTAAACAATCAGAATTAACTAGCAAGATGCAAATTCAAAATAGAATGATAGAAGCACAAACAAGGAATATAAGTAAACTTAATTCTGATATATCAAAGCAAAAGGAAAAACAATCAACATTAGCAGACAAAATAGAAAAAACTAATGAAAAATATAAAGAGAGTGTAAGCCAAACTGGTAAAAACAGTGAAGAATCTAAGAAATTAAAACAAGAATTAGATAATTTAAAAAAAGAATATGAACAAAATGATAGAGCTATAGATAGTAACACTAAAAAATTAGATAATGCAGAAATTAAATTAAATAATAGTAAAAAGGCATTATTAGAAAATGAAAAGGCATTACAAGAAGTTAATAAAGAGTTAGAAAAAAGTAAGCTTGATAAATTTAGTGAAGGACTTGAAAAGTCTAGTCAAAAAGCTGAAGGTATTTCTAATAAAATGAAGCCAGCTAGTACAGCTATAACTGGAATAGGAACTGCTGCTGCTATGGCTAGTGTTGGTTTTGAAGATGGTATGGCTAAAGTAAGCACAATAGCTGATACAACTAAAGTTCCTTTGGGAGATTTAAGAAAGGGCATATTAGATTTATCTAATCAAACTGGAATATCAAGCGAGGAAATAGCTAATAACGTATATGATGCTATTTCAGCAGGACAACAAACTGGGGATGCAGTTAGTTTTGTAAGTAACTCAACTAAACTAGCTAAAGCAGGATTTGCAGAGGCAGGACAATCATTAGACTTATTAACTACTATAATGAACTCCTACGGATTAAAGGCTCAAGATGTTACAAAAGTAAGTGATACACTTATTCAAACTCAAAATCTTGGTAAAGTTACAGTTGGTCAATTATCTGCTGATATGGGTAGAGTTATACCTACAGCTAAAGATTTAGGTGTTAATTTAGAACAAGTAGCTAGTGGATATGCAATAATGACATCAAAAGGTATAAAATCAGCTGAAACAACAACTTACATGAATAGTATGCTAAATGAACTTGGGAAAAGTGGAACAACTGCAAATAAAGCATTAAAAAAAGCTAGTGGAAAGTCATTTCCAGAGTTAATAAAAAGTGGTAAATCTTTAGGTGATATTTTAGCAATGATGGAAAAGGAGGCTAAAAAAAGTGGCAAATCTTTAGGTGATATGTTTGGTAGTGCCGAAGCAGGTAAAGCAGCACTTGTATTAAGTTCTAAGTCAGGAAAAGAATTTAATGATATGCTTGGTAAAATGAAAGATAGTGCAGGCTCTACAGAAACAGCCTTTAAAAAAGTTGATGCTGCAACAAGTCAAGGACTAAAGAAAGCATTAAACTCAACTAAGAATGCATTAATAGGATTTGGAGATGTAATATCCCCATTTATATCTTTAGTTGCTAAAGGAATAACTAATATAACAAAAGCTATAGGTGGTATGAGTAAATCTCAAAAAACATTAGTTGTTGGATTAGGAGCTGCTTTTGTAGCTACAAACTTAGCTATAGGTGGATTTGCAAAATTAGCTAAAGGTTTAAGTAATAATATAAAATTTATGCAAAAATCAGGTAAAGCTATAAAAGATTATGCAAAAGCTACTAGAGATGGTGAAACTAAGCTAGTTAAATTTGGAAAAGGAATAGTAAAAGTATCTAGAAATATAAAAGACTTTACTTTAAATATAGGTAAAAAAGCTGTTCAAGGATTAAAGAGTTTTGGTAAAGGTCTTTTAACAGTAACTAAAAATTTAGGTAAGTTTGCTATAAGTATAGGTAAAACAGCAGGCAAAGGAATCTTAGCTTTTGGTAAGGGGCTTTTAACTGTAACTAAGAATTTAGGTAAATTAACATTAGCAATATTAAAAAATTCGGCTCAACTAACTAAGAATGGTTTAATGTGGCTAGGTACTAAAGCTAAAATGCTTGCTTTTAAAGGAGCTCAATTAGCTGTAACTGGAGCAACAAAAGCTATGACATTAGCACAAAAAGGATTAAACCTAGTAATGAGTATGAATCCAATCGGTGTAGTAATAACAGCTTTAGTTGCTTTAGGAGCTGTGTTTGTCACTTTATATAATAAGTGCGATTGGTTTAGAAACGGTGTAAATGCTGTATGGTCCAAAGTGAAAAATATATTTGTTGGATTTGCAAATTTCTTTAAAGGTGCATTCCATAGAGATTTTACAAGAACATTTGGATTATTAGGAGTTCCGTTAAATCATTTCTTTTCAGTAGTTGGAACTGTATGGAATGGAATAAAAGGAGTTTTTAATGGTGTTTTAACCTTCTTAAGTGGTGTATTTACTGGAAATTGGAGGAAAATATTCAGTGGACTTAAGCAAATAATAGCTAGTATTTTTGGAACTATCGGAGGAATTATAAAGGCTCCTATTAATGCTGCTATATCAGGAATAAATTCAGCAATAAGGGCAGTTAATAGGATTAGCTTTAATATACCTAATTGGGTCCCAGTTTTTGGTGGGAAACATTTCGGTATTCATTTACCTCAGATACCAGCGTTGGCTGAAGGTGGTATAGTAACGAAAGCTACTATGGCACTTGTTGGAGAAGGGAAAGAACACGAAGCCGTAATACCTCTTTCTAAATTAGATAAATTAGTTACTAACTCAGTACAAAAAGTTTTAGATAATAGAGGAAATAAAACATATGAAAAAAATAATCAAGAAACTAAAATAATTCAAATTAATCTGCAGGTAGGTAGCAAAAATGTAGCTGAAGCTATATTTGATGAATTTGGAAATTTAATAAGTAAAAATCAAAGAAGTAGAGGAATAGCAAGGGGGCATGTATAG
- a CDS encoding distal tail protein Dit — MFSKYFLIFNNLNSKFDLGLSIVKRPNIPSPSKIKTTKQIPGRDGLVYEEEGGYSDIVIPVEFNFIEKNNLKERFRQIKLWINEIQDNKLIFSDDPEWFYKVVDVKLNGDFETILRRKGKFRIDFTCRGYLYNLDADEFIEIHNNDNLYNYYLESKPQIYIQGNGEVKVSINNRKFTVPVQDYIYIDSELELVFKTTDNYFNLGTGTFPVLNKGANLIQFEGNIQVLKIKPRWRCL, encoded by the coding sequence ATGTTTAGTAAGTATTTTTTAATATTTAATAATTTAAATTCTAAATTTGATTTAGGATTAAGCATAGTAAAAAGACCTAATATTCCCTCTCCTTCTAAAATTAAAACTACAAAACAAATTCCTGGTAGAGATGGTTTAGTTTATGAAGAAGAAGGTGGCTATTCGGATATTGTAATTCCAGTTGAATTTAATTTCATAGAAAAAAACAATCTTAAGGAAAGATTTAGACAAATTAAATTATGGATTAATGAAATACAAGATAATAAATTAATTTTTAGTGATGATCCTGAGTGGTTTTATAAAGTAGTAGATGTAAAATTAAATGGAGATTTTGAAACTATCTTAAGACGTAAAGGTAAATTTAGAATTGATTTCACTTGCAGAGGTTACTTATATAACTTAGATGCAGATGAATTTATTGAGATACATAATAATGATAATTTATATAATTACTATTTAGAATCAAAGCCACAGATATATATACAAGGCAATGGAGAGGTAAAAGTAAGTATAAATAATAGAAAGTTTACTGTCCCAGTTCAAGACTATATATATATTGATAGTGAACTTGAATTAGTTTTTAAAACTACCGATAATTATTTTAATTTAGGTACTGGAACTTTTCCAGTTCTAAATAAGGGTGCTAACCTTATACAATTTGAAGGTAATATACAAGTGCTTAAAATAAAACCTAGATGGAGGTGTTTATAA
- a CDS encoding N-acetylmuramoyl-L-alanine amidase yields MKTNMTDAGHGGYDSGAPGLHGCLEKDIVLEVSNKINTYLKTQDIKNINTRTTDVFVSLNERSNKANNLGVNSFVSIHCNSSDNPKAHGLEIFCYKFKYRHLADCILQELKNENLYTQLREGGVKEGNLHVVRETNMPACLVELGFITNEEDYRLIMNNKDRFAKAIAKGICKFNNILWKESSNTTSNEGFKNGDYSGRKARVIADVLNVRWDRGTQYNVVGQVKNGDIVNLQYCLNGWVSIEGFKGNKGLGYVSSKFLELI; encoded by the coding sequence ATGAAAACAAATATGACAGATGCAGGACATGGTGGATATGATTCAGGAGCTCCAGGTTTACATGGATGCTTAGAAAAAGATATAGTTTTAGAGGTATCAAATAAAATAAATACTTATTTAAAAACACAAGATATAAAAAATATAAATACTAGAACTACAGATGTATTTGTATCTTTAAATGAAAGAAGTAATAAAGCTAATAACTTAGGAGTAAATTCTTTTGTATCTATACATTGTAATAGTTCTGATAATCCAAAAGCACATGGATTAGAAATATTCTGCTATAAATTTAAATATAGACACTTAGCAGATTGTATATTACAAGAATTAAAAAACGAAAACCTATATACACAACTACGAGAAGGGGGAGTTAAAGAAGGTAACTTGCATGTTGTAAGAGAAACTAATATGCCTGCTTGTTTAGTTGAATTAGGATTTATAACTAATGAAGAAGATTATAGATTAATAATGAATAATAAAGACAGATTCGCTAAAGCAATTGCAAAAGGAATATGTAAGTTTAATAATATTCTTTGGAAAGAATCTTCTAATACAACTTCAAATGAAGGATTTAAAAACGGAGATTATTCAGGAAGAAAAGCAAGAGTTATAGCAGATGTATTAAATGTTAGATGGGATAGAGGAACTCAATATAATGTTGTAGGACAAGTTAAAAACGGTGATATAGTTAATTTACAATATTGCTTAAATGGATGGGTAAGTATAGAAGGATTTAAAGGTAATAAAGGTCTTGGATATGTAAGTTCTAAATTCTTAGAATTAATATAA